In Arachis hypogaea cultivar Tifrunner chromosome 2, arahy.Tifrunner.gnm2.J5K5, whole genome shotgun sequence, a genomic segment contains:
- the LOC112743060 gene encoding uncharacterized TPR repeat-containing protein At1g05150 isoform X2, with protein sequence MATRGTRSEKVRRIFQQFDANSDGGLNREEMASLVVAVNPRVKFSDEQINAILDEVFRTYGDFIDGDKGLTYEGLLRTYDDGAGDVDRDFDALGLELNLEEAAAAAKGSSAAAASEASSSSIVDERMAVETQKKQRTAAWAVSPNHGIVFDDTWKIVDDLEILIKRLRTKQAKDGKLKGENFDAYSDAGWSRELGPSAEISEKRVFWEESGHDYAVFLKELGGLRGRADAARSREEAFDGHMAIGRVLYEHQLFKEALVSFKRACELQPVDVRPHFRAGNCLYVLGRYREAKEEYLLALEAAEAGGNQWAYLLPQIYVNLGIALEGEGMVLSACEYYREAAILCPTHFRALKLLGSALFGVGEYRAAVKALEEAIFMKPDYADAHCDLASALHAMNDDERAIEVFQKAIDLKPGHVDALYNLGGLYMDLGRFQRASEMYTRVLAVWPNHWRAQLNKAVSLLGAGENEEAKKSLKEALKMTNRVELHDAIAHLKQLQKKKTKSNGGSSGESTYLEVEPSKFKVIGDKTTVRQELATALQIRALQRVSRLNRCSVELLKKEMSEHDVPVSYSGSGVPEKSIRKPNLEEILHRLLNFLKPETFQGAVKAINERILSVLDESGSGRVDLGMFFAILAPICGGPPERRKRVAFDALVWRPMNEDGASVRKVDATTYIKLLRAIYVPSQGVSELMEVHGESDTSMVSFSEFLVMFDDPDWGFGIMPTLVKLEAGDRNRHGNSVCAVCRYPIIGSRFKEIKSHFSLCNQCYSQGKVPSTFKQEEYRFKEYASESEAMKDKWCGPRRRAKQLRIVDED encoded by the exons ATGGCGACGAGGGGCACGAGATCCGAGAAGGTTCGGAGAATTTTCCAGCAATTCGACGCGAACAGCGACGGTGGTCTCAATAGGGAGGAAATGGCTTCGCTTGTTGTGGCAGTGAACCCTAGGGTGAAGTTCAGCGACGAACAGATCAACGCCATTCTCGACGAGGTTTTCCGAACCTATGGCGATTTCATTGACGGAGATAAGGGGCTCACCTACGAGGGCCTCCTCCGAACCTACGACGACGGTGCCGGCGACGTGGATAGGGACTTCGACGCACTCGGCCTCGAGCTCAACCTCGAGGAGGCTGCGGCCGCCGCTAAGGGCTCCTCGGCGGCGGCGGCGTCCGAGGCCTCGTCTTCGTCCATTGTAGACGAGAGGATGGCGGTGGAGACGCAGAAGAAGCAACGGACGGCGGCTTGGGCCGTGTCGCCAAACCACGGGATTGTGTTCGATGACACTTGGAAGATTGTGGACGATTTGGAGATTCTAATTAAGAGGCTGAGGACGAAGCAGGCAAAAGATGGAAAATTGAAAGGGGAGAATTTTGATGCGTATTCAGATGCCGGTTGGTCCCGGGAATTGGGGCCTTCCGCAGAGATTTCGGAGAAAAGGGTGTTTTGGGAAGAATCAGGACATGATTATGCTGTGTTTTTGAAGGAATTAGGGGGCTTGAGGGGTAGGGCAGATGCTGCTAGGTCAAGGGAAGAGGCATTTGATGGACACATGGCGATTGGGCGAGTTTTGTATGAGCATCAGTTGTTCAAGGAGGCTTTGGTGAGTTTCAAGAGGGCTTGTGAGTTGCAGCCTGTTGATGTGAGGCCACATTTTAGGGCTGGGAATTGTTTGTATGTTCTTGGCAGGTACAGGGAGGCCAAGGAGGAGTACCTGTTGGCTTTGGAGGCAGCTGAGGCAGGCGGGAATCAGTGGGCCTATTTGCTACCGCAGATTTATGTCAACCTTGGGATTGCGCTGGAAGGTGAAGGTATGGTCTTGAGTGCCTGTGAATATTATAGGGAGGCTGCAATTCTTTGTCCCACTCATTTTAGAGCATTGAAGCTACTAGGTAGTGCACTTTTCGGTGTAGGGGAGTATAGGGCCGCTGTGAAGGCATTGGAGGAAGCAATTTTCATGAAGCCTGATTATGCTGATGCGCATTGTGACTTGGCTTCGGCTTTGCATGCCATGAATGACGATGAGAGGGCAATTGAGGTGTTTCAGAAAGCTATTGATTTGAAGCCTGGTCATGTAGATGCTCTATACAATTTGGGTGGGCTTTATATGGATCTTGGTAGGTTCCAGAGGGCTTCAGAGATGTACACTCGGGTTTTAGCCGTTTGGCCAAATCATTGGCGAGCACAGCTGAATAAGGCGGTGTCATTGCTGGGAGCTGGGGAGAATGAAGAAGCCAAGAAATCTTTGAAGGAAGCGCTGAAAATGACGAATAGGGTTGAGTTGCACGATGCAATAGCACATCTGAAGCAACTGCAGAAAAAGAAGACAAAAAGTAATGGAGGTTCTTCTGGGGAGTCAACGTATCTTGAAGTTGAACCATCCAAGTTCAAGGTTATTGGAGACAAGACTACTGTGAGGCAGGAATTAGCAACTGCCTTGCAAATCAGAGCACTTCAGAGGGTTTCTAGGTTAAATCGTTGCAGTGTGGAGCTTTTGAAGAAGGAAATGAGTGAACATGATGTGCCAGTGTCGTATTCGGGAAGTGGTGTTCCAGAAAAGTCCATTCGGAAGCCAAACTTGGAAGAAATTCTTCACagattacttaattttttaaagcCCGAGACTTTTCAAGGAGCAGTAAAAGCCATAAATGAGAGGATACTTTCTGTTTTGGATGAAAGTGGCTCAGGCAGAGTGGATCTGGGAATGTTTTTTGCCATTCTCGCTCCTATTTGTGGCGGTCCTCCGGAAAGACGCAAAAGGGTTGCCTTTGATGCTCTTGTTTGGCGTCCCATGAATGAAGACGGTGCTAGCGTTAGGAAAGTTGATGCTACAACATATATCAAGTTGTTAAGGGCTATTTATGTTCCTTCACAAGGGGTTAGTGAATTAATGGAAGTTCATGGAGAATCGGATACTTCAATGGTGTCTTTCTCCGAGTTTCTTGTTATGTTTGATGATCCAGATTGGGGGTTTGGCATCATGCCTACTCTGGTGAAGCTTGAAGCAGGGGATAGAAATCGACATGGCAACAGCGTGTGTGCTGTTTGTCGCTACCCAATTATCGGTTCCCGGTTCAAGGAGATAAAATCTCATTTTAGTTTGTGTAACCAATGCTACAGTCAGGGAAAGGTTCCTTCCACGTTTAAGCAGGAAGAGTACAGATTCAAAGAGTATGCAAGTGAATCTGAAGCTATGAAAGATAAGT GGTGTGGTCCTCGTCGACGTGCGAAACAGCTTCGAATTGTAGATGAAGACTAG
- the LOC112743060 gene encoding uncharacterized TPR repeat-containing protein At1g05150 isoform X1: MATRGTRSEKVRRIFQQFDANSDGGLNREEMASLVVAVNPRVKFSDEQINAILDEVFRTYGDFIDGDKGLTYEGLLRTYDDGAGDVDRDFDALGLELNLEEAAAAAKGSSAAAASEASSSSIVDERMAVETQKKQRTAAWAVSPNHGIVFDDTWKIVDDLEILIKRLRTKQAKDGKLKGENFDAYSDAGWSRELGPSAEISEKRVFWEESGHDYAVFLKELGGLRGRADAARSREEAFDGHMAIGRVLYEHQLFKEALVSFKRACELQPVDVRPHFRAGNCLYVLGRYREAKEEYLLALEAAEAGGNQWAYLLPQIYVNLGIALEGEGMVLSACEYYREAAILCPTHFRALKLLGSALFGVGEYRAAVKALEEAIFMKPDYADAHCDLASALHAMNDDERAIEVFQKAIDLKPGHVDALYNLGGLYMDLGRFQRASEMYTRVLAVWPNHWRAQLNKAVSLLGAGENEEAKKSLKEALKMTNRVELHDAIAHLKQLQKKKTKSNGGSSGESTYLEVEPSKFKVIGDKTTVRQELATALQIRALQRVSRLNRCSVELLKKEMSEHDVPVSYSGSGVPEKSIRKPNLEEILHRLLNFLKPETFQGAVKAINERILSVLDESGSGRVDLGMFFAILAPICGGPPERRKRVAFDALVWRPMNEDGASVRKVDATTYIKLLRAIYVPSQGVSELMEVHGESDTSMVSFSEFLVMFDDPDWGFGIMPTLVKLEAGDRNRHGNSVCAVCRYPIIGSRFKEIKSHFSLCNQCYSQGKVPSTFKQEEYRFKEYASESEAMKDKYSGCGPRRRAKQLRIVDED, translated from the exons ATGGCGACGAGGGGCACGAGATCCGAGAAGGTTCGGAGAATTTTCCAGCAATTCGACGCGAACAGCGACGGTGGTCTCAATAGGGAGGAAATGGCTTCGCTTGTTGTGGCAGTGAACCCTAGGGTGAAGTTCAGCGACGAACAGATCAACGCCATTCTCGACGAGGTTTTCCGAACCTATGGCGATTTCATTGACGGAGATAAGGGGCTCACCTACGAGGGCCTCCTCCGAACCTACGACGACGGTGCCGGCGACGTGGATAGGGACTTCGACGCACTCGGCCTCGAGCTCAACCTCGAGGAGGCTGCGGCCGCCGCTAAGGGCTCCTCGGCGGCGGCGGCGTCCGAGGCCTCGTCTTCGTCCATTGTAGACGAGAGGATGGCGGTGGAGACGCAGAAGAAGCAACGGACGGCGGCTTGGGCCGTGTCGCCAAACCACGGGATTGTGTTCGATGACACTTGGAAGATTGTGGACGATTTGGAGATTCTAATTAAGAGGCTGAGGACGAAGCAGGCAAAAGATGGAAAATTGAAAGGGGAGAATTTTGATGCGTATTCAGATGCCGGTTGGTCCCGGGAATTGGGGCCTTCCGCAGAGATTTCGGAGAAAAGGGTGTTTTGGGAAGAATCAGGACATGATTATGCTGTGTTTTTGAAGGAATTAGGGGGCTTGAGGGGTAGGGCAGATGCTGCTAGGTCAAGGGAAGAGGCATTTGATGGACACATGGCGATTGGGCGAGTTTTGTATGAGCATCAGTTGTTCAAGGAGGCTTTGGTGAGTTTCAAGAGGGCTTGTGAGTTGCAGCCTGTTGATGTGAGGCCACATTTTAGGGCTGGGAATTGTTTGTATGTTCTTGGCAGGTACAGGGAGGCCAAGGAGGAGTACCTGTTGGCTTTGGAGGCAGCTGAGGCAGGCGGGAATCAGTGGGCCTATTTGCTACCGCAGATTTATGTCAACCTTGGGATTGCGCTGGAAGGTGAAGGTATGGTCTTGAGTGCCTGTGAATATTATAGGGAGGCTGCAATTCTTTGTCCCACTCATTTTAGAGCATTGAAGCTACTAGGTAGTGCACTTTTCGGTGTAGGGGAGTATAGGGCCGCTGTGAAGGCATTGGAGGAAGCAATTTTCATGAAGCCTGATTATGCTGATGCGCATTGTGACTTGGCTTCGGCTTTGCATGCCATGAATGACGATGAGAGGGCAATTGAGGTGTTTCAGAAAGCTATTGATTTGAAGCCTGGTCATGTAGATGCTCTATACAATTTGGGTGGGCTTTATATGGATCTTGGTAGGTTCCAGAGGGCTTCAGAGATGTACACTCGGGTTTTAGCCGTTTGGCCAAATCATTGGCGAGCACAGCTGAATAAGGCGGTGTCATTGCTGGGAGCTGGGGAGAATGAAGAAGCCAAGAAATCTTTGAAGGAAGCGCTGAAAATGACGAATAGGGTTGAGTTGCACGATGCAATAGCACATCTGAAGCAACTGCAGAAAAAGAAGACAAAAAGTAATGGAGGTTCTTCTGGGGAGTCAACGTATCTTGAAGTTGAACCATCCAAGTTCAAGGTTATTGGAGACAAGACTACTGTGAGGCAGGAATTAGCAACTGCCTTGCAAATCAGAGCACTTCAGAGGGTTTCTAGGTTAAATCGTTGCAGTGTGGAGCTTTTGAAGAAGGAAATGAGTGAACATGATGTGCCAGTGTCGTATTCGGGAAGTGGTGTTCCAGAAAAGTCCATTCGGAAGCCAAACTTGGAAGAAATTCTTCACagattacttaattttttaaagcCCGAGACTTTTCAAGGAGCAGTAAAAGCCATAAATGAGAGGATACTTTCTGTTTTGGATGAAAGTGGCTCAGGCAGAGTGGATCTGGGAATGTTTTTTGCCATTCTCGCTCCTATTTGTGGCGGTCCTCCGGAAAGACGCAAAAGGGTTGCCTTTGATGCTCTTGTTTGGCGTCCCATGAATGAAGACGGTGCTAGCGTTAGGAAAGTTGATGCTACAACATATATCAAGTTGTTAAGGGCTATTTATGTTCCTTCACAAGGGGTTAGTGAATTAATGGAAGTTCATGGAGAATCGGATACTTCAATGGTGTCTTTCTCCGAGTTTCTTGTTATGTTTGATGATCCAGATTGGGGGTTTGGCATCATGCCTACTCTGGTGAAGCTTGAAGCAGGGGATAGAAATCGACATGGCAACAGCGTGTGTGCTGTTTGTCGCTACCCAATTATCGGTTCCCGGTTCAAGGAGATAAAATCTCATTTTAGTTTGTGTAACCAATGCTACAGTCAGGGAAAGGTTCCTTCCACGTTTAAGCAGGAAGAGTACAGATTCAAAGAGTATGCAAGTGAATCTGAAGCTATGAAAGATAAGT ATTCAGGGTGTGGTCCTCGTCGACGTGCGAAACAGCTTCGAATTGTAGATGAAGACTAG